The DNA region CCATCAACCCCGAGTCCGCTGCAACCTCCAACCCGCCACCACTGTTATAACGCGGGGAAGATCACCAATTTGACCGGACTGACCATGCCATGGAGTCTAGGGTCCTCTTCGGCGCCGTCAGGCGACAAAGACGACATTAAATCAAAACTATCCTCGTGGACCAAACCTATACGCGATCACCTCAGCGAAGGCGGCAACTGGATCGCACCTGTCATTGCTGCTGGCGCGACTGTGGGATTTTGGAGCTTCTACAAGACCTACCTCCGGCGCATCCCCAACAGCGCCCATGTTTCCACGCGATACTTTCACCGACGGAGCTTGTTTGGCAAGGTAACTagtgttggggatggtgatgggttcCACTTGTATCATACACCAGGTGGGCgtttggctggctggggctGGCTGAGGACGGTGCCGAAGCTGAGGAAGGAATTGAAGGGGCAGACGGTATTTACTTCCTTGCAGAACGGGGTCTGAATATTTGGCTCATTCTGTGCGTCACAGATCCCCATCCGCATCGCCGGCGTCGACGCCCCCGAAGGCGGTCACTTTGGCCGAACCGCTCAGCCCTTTGCTGCCGAAGCACAAAAGTTTCTGGACAGCCACATCCTCAACCGCCGAGTCCGCGCCTATGTTTGGAGACGCGACCAATATGACAGAATCGTGGCCACCGTTTATGTCCGACGGCCGCCATTCTTTCAACGAAAAGACGTCTCGATGGAGCTGCTCAAGCAGGGATTCGCAACTACGTACGAGGCCAAGACGGGCGCTGAGTTTGGCGGGCCGTCCAAGGAGATCGAATACAAagttgccgaggaggtggcAAGACAgaaagggaaggggatgtGGTCCCTGGAGAAGGGAGGCGGGTTTTTCCACCCGAGCAAAAAAGCCCAGGCGATTGAGAGCCCGATGGCATACAAGAGGCGAGTGAAGCTAGCGGAGAAGCAGCAACGCAATTTGGATCCGTGAATATAGCGGAAGGCATGATGGAACGTTTTGATACCCATAACGAAGATATGTTGGTTCTGTTTCGAATAGAGCTGTTCCGCACAGCGATCACCATGAACCTCTTGCCGTCACTCATCAGAGTGGATTGTGGTGGTTTGATTCTCGCGAAGAAACGGTTGCTACCTCGAACACAACGAAGAGCAAAGCTGGACATGTAGTCAAGAGGTTGTCTTATGCCGGGCTATACTATGCCATCCATGGTTTTATGGCCAGAATCTTATGACAACTGGTAATGTTTGTTTTAGTGCTGTTTATAGCACTGATGCTCCCCGCCCACAAATGGTAGGTTTGTGGTTGTAGTAGAAACGAATCGACAGGACCACAGCTTGACATTGTTTTGCATTAACCTCCCAATGCGCGTCCGCATCCCGGGTATCAGATCGTGCTTGACAGGCAACGCACGTGTGATCAGCACCGGAGATCTGTCAAGGCGATGATGAGTGGTTCCGGACGACAGAGTACAGATCTGATAGAGCGGTATAGTAATAATGGTATGCTTATATTTCTGAGGTATAGAAACACTTCCCGCTTTCGATTACCAGGTTGACGGCAGAACCACTCCAGTGGTCTACGACAGCTGCTGGGTTGCGGCGGTTGGGCTCACCGCCGAAACAACCCAGAAGCTTTCGGAAACACAAGTCGCGCACTAGCTGCCGGCGTGTGCGCAAGAGTTGAGGTGAAGCTTTCCAGATGAGATGACATCGAGCTCTGCAGCACAGTGGATCTTTCAAGATGCAAATCAATACCAACTCATGCCATTTCGAATAAAGGCCATCAAAAAAGACTCCAAAACCACATCGCGATGATGCTCAGTTGTAGCTGAGGGACAAAGAAGTGGTTGGGTCAACCAACCCCTGCCAAGCCGCATGTTGATGCATGTCGGCCAATGAGATCAACGGTGCCATGTGGGAGCATCGAACGAACCCCGGGAACCCCCTGAGTCCGGCAGCGTGGAATGGCTCCAGTCGACAGCAGAGGACAAGCAGCGGTTTCCCCTCACCCAT from Podospora pseudoanserina strain CBS 124.78 chromosome 1, whole genome shotgun sequence includes:
- the LCL3_2 gene encoding putative endonuclease lcl3 (COG:C; EggNog:ENOG503NXHK; BUSCO:EOG092644K0); translation: MPWSLGSSSAPSGDKDDIKSKLSSWTKPIRDHLSEGGNWIAPVIAAGATVGFWSFYKTYLRRIPNSAHVSTRYFHRRSLFGKVTSVGDGDGFHLYHTPGGRLAGWGWLRTVPKLRKELKGQTIPIRIAGVDAPEGGHFGRTAQPFAAEAQKFLDSHILNRRVRAYVWRRDQYDRIVATVYVRRPPFFQRKDVSMELLKQGFATTYEAKTGAEFGGPSKEIEYKVAEEVARQKGKGMWSLEKGGGFFHPSKKAQAIESPMAYKRRVKLAEKQQRNLDP